One window from the genome of Magnolia sinica isolate HGM2019 chromosome 4, MsV1, whole genome shotgun sequence encodes:
- the LOC131243472 gene encoding uncharacterized protein LOC131243472: METPSSTRPVTRSQTLTATSNIPNSRKKEESEKVFSRSRKGKCDRSALFDITNDSPIIGIAMGSLKTPNSVAKNSCEAKQTPGSGEVLLRGQVKTLLQMVEEEAEISKLSFDAPPFPPFEGLLNSPMGILAPTPANTPLISNLLDRGDANVSQIVTMPVAHENSNITEIDHLIDGSKQESHKSQESLITLALQFDSPGKSEKPLDKDEEASAWSVEASMNSKGEGEEDYEGGEVEGDSINELCQGLRLMCVKEKKGLPEFVGRHTRFIYNGDGEMEGEEVVVGLSVSPSVLRLKGMPLPEGKHLRFPEGED; this comes from the exons ATGGAAACGCCTTCCTCAACCAGGCCGGTCACAAGATCCCAGACCTTGACTGCAACAAGCAACATACCCAATTCGA GGAAGAAGGAAGAATCTGAGAAGGTTTTTTCAAGATCAAGAAAAGGGAAATGCGATCGGTCGGCACTTTTCGACATCACGAATGATTCACCAATCATAGGGATTGCGATGGGAAGCTTGAAAACACCCAATTCAGTGGCAAAGAACAGCTGTGAAGCCAAACAGACACCAGGATCGGGTGAGGTGCTGTTACGTGGCCAGGTTAAAACCCTCTTGCAGATGGTTGAGGAAGAGGCAGAGATTTCGAAACTTTCTTTCGATGCACCCCCGTTCCCCCCTTTCGAAGGCTTATTGAATTCGCCCATGGGTATTCTCGCTCCAACACCAGCCAACACGCCGCTCATTTCGAATCTTTTGGATCGTGGAGATGCTAATGTGTCGCAGATCGTCACAATGCCGGTGGCCCATGAAAATTCCAATATAACAGAG atTGATCATCTGATCGACGGTTCAAAACAAGAAAGTCACAAATCTCAGGAGAGCCTGATCACTCTGGCATTACAGTTTGACTCACCGGGCAAATCCGAAAAACCGCTCGATAAAGACGAAGAGGCTTCTGCCTGGTCTGTTGAGGCCAGTATGA attcgaaaggagaaggagaagaagattacGAAGGAGGAGAAGTAGAGGGAGATTCGATCAATGAATTATGCCAAGGGCTGAGATTAATGTGCGTCAAGGAGAAGAAAGGATTGCCTGAGTTTGTGGGCCGGCACACTCGGTTCATCTACAATGGTGATGGTGAGATGGAAGGAGAGGAGGTGGTTGTAGGTCTGTCTGTATCGCCGAGCGTTTTACGGTTGAAGGGTATGCCATTGCCAGAAGGGAAGCATCTTCGCTTTCCTGAAGGAGAGGATTGA